The Geomonas agri genome contains the following window.
GGCAGTCCCTCGGAGTCCAGCATTTGCCGACCGATGACGCCGTGGCAGATGTAGGGTGCCTTGCCGAAGCAGTTAAGTTTGGGGGAATAGGTGCGGGCGACGCCAATGTCGTGCAAGAGGGCAGCCTCCTCGATGAAGGCTAACTCCACATCACTGCGGCCGGCGCGCTCGGCAATGGCCAGCGCCTTGTCGGCGACCCTGCGGCTGTGCCGGTAGACGATCTCCAGCCCCTGTTCGTTGTTGTGGTAGTACTTCTCAAGGAGAACTCTCGGGTTCAAGACATGCCTCCAATGCATGGTGTCGGATCAAGGGTATAGATTATGCCGATTCTTGCCCTGATTGCAACAGTTCCCATTTCAGCATTTTTGAACCCCGTCCAAGAAACAGTTGAATATCGGCACGCGAATGGCTATGATGTGAATCCTTTAAGTAGACACTTCTATTCCGGATGGTGCGATGACAGCCACAATGACCACACAACAACACACGCTGCTCGTGGACGACGAGCCGGGGATCCTCACCGAGGTGTCACTGCTGCTCGCTTCGAGCGACATACCCGGGGTCGCTACCATCTCCGACAGTCGGCAGGTGCTCCGCTACGTACGGGAGCACAAGGTGAACGCGGTGATCCTGGACTGGGTCATGCCCAACGTTACCGGCGCGGAGATCCTGCAGAGCCTGACCGTGGAGCATCCGGAAATACCTGTCATCGTGATGACCGCCATGGGCGACGTGGAGACGGCGGTGACCTGCATGCGCCAGGGGGCCTTCGACTTCCTCACCAAGCCGGTCGACCCCAACCGCCTGGTGGCCAGCGTCAAGAAGGCGCTCCAGGTAAGCGAACTGGGGCAGCAAAACAGAAAGCTCAAGGACTACCTGCTGGCGGACACCCTGGGCAACCCGGACGCCTTCGCCGGGATCATCACCACCTCCAAGAAGATGCGCGGCATCTTCCAGTACATCGAAGCCATCGCGAGTTCGAGGCTCCCGGTCCTGATCACCGGCGAGACCGGTGTGGGCAAGGAGTTGCTGGCGCGCGCGGTGCACGACGTTTCCGGCGTCCCCGGGCCGTTCATCTCGCTTAACGCCGCGGGGCTCGACGACTTCATGTTCTCCGACACCCTCTTCGGCCACAAGAAGGGGGCCTTCACCGGCGCAGACAGCAAGCGCGACGGCCTGATCAGCGCCGCCGCCGGCGGGACCCTGTTCCTGGACGAGATCGGTGACCTGAACCTCGCCTCCCAGATCAAGCTATTGCGGCTTTTGCAGGAGAGGGAGTACTACCGGCTCGGTTCAGACCTCCTGCTCAAAAGCGACGCCCGCATCGTGGCTGCCTCTAACATGGACTTCTCCGCCCTGCGCACCGCGGGTAGCTTCAGAAACGACCTTTACTTCCGCCTGTGCGCCCACGAGTTCCGGGTGCCCCCCTTGCGGGAGCGCCTGGAGGACATGGAGGCGCTGGTGGATTACTTCGTGGAGCAGATCGCGGCGCAGCAGGGAAAGCCTGCCCCCAAGGTGCCGCAGACGGTGATCGACGCACTGCAGCAGTGCCGTTTCCCGGGCAACGTGCGCGAGCTGTACAACATGGTGCACCACGCCGTTACCTGCAACGAGGGGGCACCGCTGTCGGTGGCCGACTTCCCCGGAGTGGCCGCGGTGCCGGTGCGGGGGGCGCAGCCGGTCGACTGCGGCGGCAACCCGTTATTTGGACTGTTCGGGAAATTTCCGACCGTGGTGCAAGTGGAGGAGTACCTGATTGCCGAGGCCATGAAACTGACCAGCGGCAACCAGACCCAGGCGGCGGAACTGTTGGGGCTCACCAGGCCGACGCTGAACAAGAGGCTGAAGCAGGAGCGTCAGTAGGGGGGCGGTGCTGCCTGGGTGGGAGCGCCTTGTGCGGCACCCTGTTTCCTACGGGCGAGGTAGGTGAGATCTTGCAGCACGGTCTGTTCCAGGACGGCGTCGTAGAATTTGCGGCGGCAGTCCACCTCGGTCAGCTCCTTGCTCTCCAGCTTGGTCATCATGCGGCAGCCGCCGAAACAAAGCGGCAGGTAGCTGCACTCCAGGCAGGCATCGATCTGTCAGTTACCGATGCCGTGGGAACTGCGGAAGTCCTGCAACCCCTCAGTCAGGCTGCCCACGCTCATCCCTTCCCACCCCATGAATGCCGGACACTTGTAGAACTTCCCGGTGCAGTCGATCACCAACGAGTTATCCAGTTCCACGATGCAGGCTGACGGTTTGAGGGTAGGGACACGGTATCCCCGGGCCAAGGTGGCTTCGCGCAGGTAGGGGGCCGCCTCCATGAGCCACGGTTCCTCGGACATGGCGCAGCCGGAGTTGAAGTCCGAACATCCGGACGCGGCGACCACGGGCGTGAACATGACCACGGCGAGCTTGTCGGGCGTAATGCCGTAAAGGGGGAGCTGGTCCAGCATGCGGGGGAATTCACGGTAGTTTTCTTGCTTGAAGTTGCCTCCGAGCTGGATTGAGATGAGGCTGCAAACCTGGGCCAAGTTGCTGGCTATGACGTCGAAACTTCCAGCCCCGGAGGCGTAGGGACGCTGGGCGTCGTGAATCTCCGGGGGGCCGTCCAGGGTGAACTTGGCGCCCTGCAGCCCGAGGGGGAGCAACTGCAGCGCGACGTCGCGGGTCAGTAAGGTGCCGTTGGTGACCAGGCTGAAGGCGTACCTGACGCCGTGGCTTTGGGCCGCGGCACCCAGTTGCTGGGAGATGCGCACGATCAGGTCCAGCGACAGCAGCGGTTCGCCGCCGTAGAAGGAAACTGTGACATCCCATCCCCGCGCCATCCTGTCCCGCACCAGGGTCTCTACCAAGAGGTCCGCAGTGTCTTCCGACATGTAGTGCCCGCAGCGGAATTCCCCTTCGAAGCAGTAGCCGCAGTCGAGGTTGCAGTCCAGGTTCAGCACCACCGAGACCTTGAAGTGGCGCGTCTCACCGTTGACGCGCTCGATGAGGCTGCGCATCTGTTCCTTTTCCGCGTCGGGATCCTCCACCAGCATGCCCAGACGCTGCAGCGCCTCGCCCCCCCCAAGGGGCACGATACCCTCACGCAGTGCAGCCAGCGTTTCCGCGGAGACGGCCACGACTGAGCCGCGCAGGGTGGAATAGAGAATAAAATGATCGGGACGGTCGGGGGAGGGGAAGATCTTCAGGTAGCGTGAGAGTTGCATGGAGCTGTTACCTTTTCTTTGCTGTCATTGCGGCAGGACTGACGTCTGAACGGTGGCACCGGGCGACTCGCCTTCCTCAGTGAGGAAGGCGAGACATGTCAGGTGTTAGAGGGTACCGATATACATGTACATGTAGAAGCAGCACCCAAACGACTCAGTTACCGCCATGTTGTTGCCCTCGTCAAGAATCTCAACTGCCAAATTTTCCTGTGTCATTGCGATCTCCCCCTTTGGTGTGTTTTAATTGTTTGGACATTTCTAATCGGCTGTGTTAAGTTAACACATGTTTAATTGGACCGCAATAATAAATTTGATTTTTTTTATGAAGGGGGCATAGTGAGAAAGAGGTCGGCATTCTTGTCAGTGTGCACCGCAGTCCTGCCGATGCTGCTGACTGTGACACTCTGCCTGCTGACAGTAACTCCTGCACGAGGTGATGATGACCTGACCTCTTTGGAGCTATTCAACGGCGCGGAGGGCGAACTCGTTTCAGCGACCCGTTCGCCGCGCCCCGCCTCGCAAACGGCGGAAAACATTACCGTGGTTACGGGGGACGAAATCGCGGCCCTCAACGCCCATACCCTGCCCGACATTCTCTATGCTGTCACCGGGATCCAACTGGAAACCAACCGCACCCCCGGGACCAGCACCAACATCGAAATACAGGGCTCCGACTTTGACCACGTGCTGGTCCTGGTCGATAACGTCCCCATCAACAACCTCTCCGATAATTTCCCCGACCTGAGCTCGATACCGGCGCGCATCATAGACCGGATCGAGATCGTCAAGGGCGCCGCTTCCAGCTCCTGGGGGAGTTCACTGGGCGGCGTCATCAACGTGATCACCAAGTTGCCGCAGCAAGACCGCCCCATCGACGGCACCGTCTCGGCCTCCTACGGGACCAGGGACACCGTTGACGGGCGGGTCGAAGTTACCGGTACGGTGGACCGGTTCGGCTACTACCTCACCGGAGGCAAATTGCGCTCCGACGGGCTGCGGCGCAACAACCAGTCCGATCTTGAGAGCCTGTACGGCAAGCTGCGCTATGAGCTTCCGGTTCGCGGCGCGCTCACCCTTTCCACCCTCTACACCGCCAGGGCATCCGGCATGTTCAGCGTCCCCGGCGGTGGGGGGAGCCCCAGCGTCGACGTCAGCGATCGCAACCGGGAGCTGATATCCTCGCTTGCCCTGCTGTTGCCCCTGGATAACCGGTTTGTCTTGGACGCTTCCCTGAGAACCCGTCAGAGCAACGCGGAAATGGTCGGCAGAATCGGCCTGCCGTCGGGGCCCCTGCAGCAAACCACCCAGGAGGATGACGATAGCACCGGAGGGAGCCTGAAAGTCTCCTGGCAGGGTGGCTGGCAGCTCATCGTGGCAGGGATGGACTACGATCACGTCAAGGTGGCCCTGCGCTCCGGGCAGTTCCCCGGCGAGGAAGTCAGGAGCGCCGACCGGCGTGGTGTCTACCTGAACGACACCTTCACTGTCGGTAACGTCGCCATAACTCCGAGTGCCCGCTTCGACTGGACCGGATTCGGCGGCAACCGCTTCAGTCCCAGCTTCGGCATCACCTACGCATTGACCGAGAACAGCCTTGTGCGCGGCTATACCGCACGTGGCTACAGTCTCACCTCCTTGAATCGTGCTGATTCGACGGAGAAGGTGTGGACCTCTCAGGTGGGTTTCGAGTCGGGGGACGTTCCCTACCTGTGGCTCAAAGCCACCCTGTTCAGGAACGATACCTGGGACGTTCTCACCAACGAGGCCCCGGTGATCAAAAAGCGGCAGCTCAAGCACGGTGCCGAATTCGAGCTGCGCACGGTGCCCGTCTACAACACCTCCTTTACCACCGGCTACACCTATATTCGCAGCAACGAGGCCGGGACCGTTCTCCAGTCGGTG
Protein-coding sequences here:
- a CDS encoding sigma-54-dependent transcriptional regulator → MTATMTTQQHTLLVDDEPGILTEVSLLLASSDIPGVATISDSRQVLRYVREHKVNAVILDWVMPNVTGAEILQSLTVEHPEIPVIVMTAMGDVETAVTCMRQGAFDFLTKPVDPNRLVASVKKALQVSELGQQNRKLKDYLLADTLGNPDAFAGIITTSKKMRGIFQYIEAIASSRLPVLITGETGVGKELLARAVHDVSGVPGPFISLNAAGLDDFMFSDTLFGHKKGAFTGADSKRDGLISAAAGGTLFLDEIGDLNLASQIKLLRLLQEREYYRLGSDLLLKSDARIVAASNMDFSALRTAGSFRNDLYFRLCAHEFRVPPLRERLEDMEALVDYFVEQIAAQQGKPAPKVPQTVIDALQQCRFPGNVRELYNMVHHAVTCNEGAPLSVADFPGVAAVPVRGAQPVDCGGNPLFGLFGKFPTVVQVEEYLIAEAMKLTSGNQTQAAELLGLTRPTLNKRLKQERQ
- the gptM gene encoding geopeptide radical SAM maturase; translated protein: MQLSRYLKIFPSPDRPDHFILYSTLRGSVVAVSAETLAALREGIVPLGGGEALQRLGMLVEDPDAEKEQMRSLIERVNGETRHFKVSVVLNLDCNLDCGYCFEGEFRCGHYMSEDTADLLVETLVRDRMARGWDVTVSFYGGEPLLSLDLIVRISQQLGAAAQSHGVRYAFSLVTNGTLLTRDVALQLLPLGLQGAKFTLDGPPEIHDAQRPYASGAGSFDVIASNLAQVCSLISIQLGGNFKQENYREFPRMLDQLPLYGITPDKLAVVMFTPVVAASGCSDFNSGCAMSEEPWLMEAAPYLREATLARGYRVPTLKPSACIVELDNSLVIDCTGKFYKCPAFMGWEGMSVGSLTEGLQDFRSSHGIGN
- a CDS encoding TonB-dependent receptor plug domain-containing protein, with protein sequence MCTAVLPMLLTVTLCLLTVTPARGDDDLTSLELFNGAEGELVSATRSPRPASQTAENITVVTGDEIAALNAHTLPDILYAVTGIQLETNRTPGTSTNIEIQGSDFDHVLVLVDNVPINNLSDNFPDLSSIPARIIDRIEIVKGAASSSWGSSLGGVINVITKLPQQDRPIDGTVSASYGTRDTVDGRVEVTGTVDRFGYYLTGGKLRSDGLRRNNQSDLESLYGKLRYELPVRGALTLSTLYTARASGMFSVPGGGGSPSVDVSDRNRELISSLALLLPLDNRFVLDASLRTRQSNAEMVGRIGLPSGPLQQTTQEDDDSTGGSLKVSWQGGWQLIVAGMDYDHVKVALRSGQFPGEEVRSADRRGVYLNDTFTVGNVAITPSARFDWTGFGGNRFSPSFGITYALTENSLVRGYTARGYSLTSLNRADSTEKVWTSQVGFESGDVPYLWLKATLFRNDTWDVLTNEAPVIKKRQLKHGAEFELRTVPVYNTSFTTGYTYIRSNEAGTVLQSVPRHTLKLGVHYRDPSRLQAQLVGNYIDWQGGQGRSNGILWDLHLSKTFEYSEFGSIELFGSVRNIFDNKQYVLDFYENAGRWAEVGVRCHF